The genomic window TATTGATTGCATATGCCCTGACGTAATATTTCACACCAGGTGTCAGCCCTGTTATGTGACTTGTATAGATCCCTGTTCCAATTCCGCTTATCGGTTCTGACGTCTTTGTAGCCAGATCCACTGTTGGATTCTTTTGAGTGCTCCAGCAGACACCTTTTACCGTAATAATATCATCTCCGGTAGAGAAAATTTCACCTCCGCTATATGCCTCAAAACCGGTGATATCATACGGTGGAATAGTATTAAGGATGGCTAACGAAGTGGTTCTAAAGCTTGCCTCAGCACTCAAGCCAGTGCCTACTGAATTTATTGCGTAAGCCTGTGCATAGTATGTGGTGTTTGGAGTCAGGCCGGTGAGATTAGCTATGAAAGTGCCAATATCTGTCGTGTTATTATTTTCAGATGCTACGTAAGTATAATTTACTCTGTCGGTACTATACCGGATTCCTCGTTCTGTAACAGGGTCGCCTCCATTGTTCTTGACCAAAAATTCTCCAACCGCAGAAGTGTTAGTTATATAATTAATGTCAAAAGATGGTGGATAGACAGTTGGTAATATCGGAGGCAAAGTAGTAAACACCTTCAGATCACCTAAAGATTTACCATATTTATTCGCTGCATACGCTCTGACATAGTAGGTGGTATTCCCCAACAGATTTTCCATCTTACTTGGGAATATTCCTTCTCCCGATCCATCATTCGTCACAATTCTCGCATCCGGGTCATTGGCCGGATCTCCCTTGGTACTAAACATTAATCCACGCAAGGTAATTACAGCCGAACCACGGCTGGTGATATTACCACCACTTACGGCCGACATACTTGTCGTATCAGAAATGTCGAGTGTTATAATTACCGGGGCATCAGGATTGATAGTAAACGTCAGATCTTCTCCATAACCAACTCCCACGCTATTTCGGGCGTATGCCCTTATATGGTATGTAATATTTGGAGTTAGGCCAGGTATGATACTTGTAAATAATCCAAGCCCATCTCCGTCTACAGTGCGGCTGTTTGATATAGTTGGATTGAATGTAGTACTCCAGCAAATGCCCCTTTCTGTAACTTGCGCCCCTCCATCGTCAAGTACATTTCCTCCGGTGATGGTAGTTGTCTGATAGAACGAAGCAGCAGAAGTGGTTACCTTAGGAAGATCTGGCATTACCAGACTATCAAGATTACCATATGCAGTACCGGCTTTATTTACAGCGTAGGCCCGCACGTAATAAGTAACACCAGGAAGCAGGTTTATCATCTTACTGGTGTAAGAACCGGTGCCATCTCCATTCACTGGATCGGAAGTCTTTGTTGCCAGATCAATTGTCGGTATCTTTGTCGTATCCCAACAGATCCCTCTGGTGGTTATTACAGAGAAACCTGAATTTGAAATATCACCTCCACTCATCGCTGTATTACCCGAAATAGATCCCGGTTTTTTAGTAATAATGGTCGCATAGGACGCAGTGACAAAACTAGTTTCACTACTATAGCCGATACCCGCAATGTTCTTGGCATATCCCTTTACATAATAAGTAGTTCCCTGTAATAAGCCGGTTAGATTTGTAATGAAGGTCCCGATATCTGTAGGCGTAACCGTAGATGAAGGAACATATATATAGTTAACACCATCTGTACTGTAGCATAATCCTCTTTCCGTTACAATGGCTCCACCGTTATTCAGAATAAGGGCTGTTCCGGTAGCTGAGCTGCCTGTAATATCCGTGATCGTGATTGTGGGGTTGAGCACTGGCGGCACCGGAGGAGGTGTGGTAAATTCAACCAGATTACCATATGCCTTTCCTGCTGCGTTAACAGCATAAGCTCTCACATAGTATTTTGTATTTCCAAGCAGGCCCTCCAAGGTACTTGGATATGGACCAACACCTGAACCATCATCCGTGATGATATGTGACGGGTCATTCAAAGGATCTCCGGTGGCACTCCATATAATCCCCCTCTTCGTTACCGGTGCGCCGCCATCAGAAGTAATATCTCCTCCACTTCTGGCCCTTATACTGGTGATACTATCTGCAGGAAGTGTAATAATTGTCGGTGGCGCTATCGGTGTTGTGATAACGACATTTTCCCCATAAACGATTTCTTTATCGTTAACAGCATACGCACGGATGTAGTAGGTAGTCTTTGGCAGCAGGTCCTTCAGTTGAGACGGAAATACGCCCAGACCAGTACCAGTTGTGGTTATACGGGTTTTACCGATTGCGGTAGCAGTGTCAGGATCAGAATTTGTACTCCAGCAAATACCGGTAAGTGTTACCGGCGAACCGCCGTTAGCCAGGACATCCGATCCACTCGTTGCTGTATACGCCGCCAGATCTGTAACCGGAAGAGTCTTCACTACAGCATGGCATTCTATATTCTTCCATTCAGAGCCGTTATAGTATCTAAGAGATTTACTGGCGCTGTTAATATACATTGCTCCGACAGACAAGCCTACGATTATCGGATCGCTGTTTAATACAGGCAGTTTACAAGTTTTGACACCAAGGCCGGTAGTGAAACCGCTGCTTTCAGTAAAGCTTCCGGTTACCAGTTCAGCTAATTTATTCCAGCCTCCGCCGTTATAAACCATAAAGGCCTTCAAATCCACCGAGTAATACACTGTACCTGGCTTCAATGAGCCAACAGGAGCGCTGTTAAGGGAAGGCAAGCAGGGAATCCCTTTTTTAACCACAAAGTATTCTTCTGTTGATGTGGCATTGATTGTATTGGTACAAAAGCTGTCCCAGCCTGTACCGGTATAGATCATCGGCTTAAGATCAGACGTGCTATAGATAAGCATCCCGGGTTCAGGAGCGACTACAGAAGAGGGATTCAGAAATGGCAAGTGAGGAACCCCATCAACAACGCGAAAATAGCTTTGTCCCAATGCAGGATTAAATCCCGCAAAGAGTAAAACTAAAAATCCTGTTATGTGGAGAATTCGTTTCAAGGTTTCTGATAATAGCGCTTATTCCAGTTTTTTTAGAATAGAGTTAATCTGCTGCTGCTGTTTATCAAGGCGGGATTTCAACTCGTTTATTTCTAACTGTTGCTCTATCATCCTCTGCTGCTGTTCTTTTACAGCCTGTATCAAAACGGCTGTCAGCTGGGTATAGTCCACTTTGAGATAACCATCTTGCCCTTTACTAACCATATTTGGATATACCTTCTGCAGCTCCTGCGCGATGACACCTATTTTGGGGCCTTTCGCATATTTCCTCTGATCTTTATACTCGAAAGCTACTCCCCTCATTTTATCTATTTTTTCCAATACGTTGGTCAGCGTCTCAATATTCGTTTTCAACCGTGCATCAGAGGGAGTATAAAGGTTTCCTTTAATTGTCACATCCTGAGCAAAGACACCACTCCCCGACGACTCAAAGCTGAGGCCGCGGCCATCTGTTCCGTCCTGGCTTATAGAGTAGGATAAAGTCTTAATATTCTGGCTGGCGGTGTGATTCCCCAGGTTATCGCCTGGCACTGTAATGTTCGTAGATCCGTCGAATGTAACGCCGTTTATGGTAATTGGAGTAGTTAGCTTGGTCGCAGAATACACGTTCTTACTCGCGTCGGTGGTATTATCTACGTTATTAAGCGCCAGCATTGCTTTTACCTGTGCAGGAGTTAAGGCCTGCGGAGCCGCGTCTGAAGCAGTATTATTTCCCAATAGCGTATTGGCTCCGATAGGAGCGGCCTTCGCGTTCAGAACTTGTGCGTCTACATATTTCTTATTAGCTGCGTCCTGGTCGGCTGTAGGGTCGGCTAGTGTAGTGATCTTAAAATTGGAGAGAGGCAGATCTTTATTTACCGAGCCGAATTCACTCAAGGAAACTACACTTTTTTCAACGGCGGCTGCATTACCCGAAGCATCACCAACATATAGCTGACCAGTAGGCAGCTGACTGTTTACAGGGATCCACTTTGTGCCATCATATACATATAGTTTCTTTTCTGTCGTATTGTAATAAGTACTACCCGTAACTGGCGTTGTCGGAGGTATCACCGTTACTGTTCCTACCTTACTATCCACATATTTCTTATTGGCAGCATCCAGATCTGCCGTCGGATCGGCAAGGTTGATCACCTTATAATTATTGCTGCCTGTACCCAGCGAGATGTTCGCTTCTGCGTCGCCAAAGCCACTTAACGGTATGGCGCTCTTAGCCACAGATGCTGCTTTTCCTGACGCGTCCCCCACCAACATATTACCTTTAGGGAGAAGAAGCAGATTATTGATACCCGAAAGCAGATCATCCACATATTTCTTGTTGGCTGCATCCAGATCGGTCGTCGGAATACCCAGACCTGTTATCTTGAAGTTCGCCAGCGGAAGGTCTTTGGTAACAATACCAAACTCGCTGAGAGAGATGGTATTCTTTTCTGCGGCGGCTGCGTTACCCGAAGCATCGCCAACATATAACTGGCCAGTTGGCAGCTGACTGTTTACAGGGATCCACTTCGTACCGTCATAGACGTATAATTTCTTTTCCGTTGTATTATAGTACGTACTTCCTGTGACGGGGGTCGTCGGTGGCGTAACAGTTATAATTCCCGTTTTGCTGTCGACATATTTCTTGGTCGCAGCTTCCTGATCTGCTGTAGGATCGGCCAGACCTGTAATTTTAAAACTGGAGAGGGGAAGATCTTTATTAACCGGCCCAAAATCACTAAGTGAGATTGTATTTTTCGCTGCCGCTGCAGCATTTCCTGAAGCATCACCTACATACAACTGGCCTGTAGGCAACTGACTATTTACAGGAATCCACTTCGTGCCGTCGTATACATACAGCTTATTCTCTGTCGTATTATAGTATGTGCTCCCTGTAGTAGGCGTTGTTGGTGGAGTTGTGATTACCGATCCCACCTTGCCGTCTACGTATTTCTTGGTCGCCGCCTCCTGATCTGCCGTAGGATCGGCTAGCCCCGTAATCTTATGAGCGCCGAAGGCGATATCAGCATCCGGAGTTCCAAAACCACTTAATGGGATTGTATTTTTTTCCGTTGCTGCAGCATTCCCTGTAGCATCTCCTACATACAACTGGCCGGTGGGTAACTGGCTATTCACAGGAATCCATTTCGTGCCATCGTATACATATAGTTTCTTTTCAGTAGTGTTATAGTATGTGCTTCCTGTAGTAGGCGTAGTAGGTGGGGTGGTTATTACCGATCCTACTTTACTATCAACATATTTTTTATTCGCTGCATCCAGATCAGAACCGGGATCTGCCAGGTTTGTAATTTTAAAATTAGCCAACGGAAGATCCTTATTAACAGTCCCGAAATCGCTAAGCGAAATGGTGCTCTTTGCCACTGCTGCCGCATTCCCTGAAGCATCTCCAACATACAACTGTCCGGTAGGCAGCTGACTGTTTACAGGGATCCACTTTGTGCCATCATATACATATAGTTTCTTTTCTGTCGTATTGTAATAAGTACTACCCGTAACTGGCGTTGTCGGAGGTGTCACCGTTACTGTTCCTACCTTACTATCCACATATTTCTTATTGGCAGCATCCAGATCTGCCGTCGGATCGGCAAGGTTGATCACCTTATAATTATTGCTGCCTGTACCCAGCGAGATGTTCGCTTCTGCGTCGCCAAAGCCACTTAACGGTATGGCGCTCTTAGCCATAGAAGCTGCTTTTCCAGACGCATCTCCCACTAGCATATTGCCTTTAGGAAGAAGAAGCAGGTTATTGATCCCCGAAAGCAGGTCATCAACATATTTCTTGTTTGCAGCATCCAGATCGGTCGTCGGCACACCCAGACCCGTTATCTTGAAGTTTGCCAGCGGAAGGTCTTTGGTAACAACCCCGAACTCGCTGAGCGAGATCGTGTTTTTTGCTGCCGCTGATGCATTTCCTGAAGCATCACCCACATACAACTGGCCGGTAGGTAACTGACTATTTACAGGAATCCACTTCGTGCCGTCGTAGACGTATAATTTCTTTTCCGTTGTATTATAGTAGGTACTTCCTGTGACGGGGGTCGTCGGTGGCGTAACAGTTATAATTCCCGTTTTGCTGTCGACATATTTCTTGGTCGCAGCTTCCTGATCTGCTGTAGGATCGGCCAGACCCGTGATCTTATGTGCACCGAATGCGATGTCAGTCTCCGGTGCTCCAAAGCCACTTAATGGGATTGTATTCTTTGCCACAGCCGCAGCATTTCCGGAAGCATCCCCTAAATATAACTGGCCGGCAGGCAACTGACTATTTACAGGAATCCACTTCGTGCCGTCGTATACATATAATTTCTTCTCTGTTGTATTATAATACGTACTTCCGGTTACAGGAGTTGTCGGCGGAGTAACTGTTATAATTCCTGTTTTGCTGTCGACATATTTCTTGGTCGCAGCTTCCTGGTCGGCAGTTGGATCGGCAAGTGCGGTGATCTTAAAATTTAACAGGGAAAGATCTTTGGTTACAGGTCCAAAATCACTGAGCGAGATGGCATTCTTTGCGGTGGCGGCAGCTTTTCCAGAGAGGTTTCCAACAAACATTTGCCCGGAGGGCAAAGCAAGGAGATTTCCGACAGATGATAGTTGAGTAGTTAGATATTTTTTATTTACAGCATCGCCGTCATCTACGGGATCGCGAACGTTTGTGATATTGAAGTTACCTAAAGAGAGATTTTGTGCTGCAGCGCCAAAATCAGTAATTGGAACACTCGTCTTCGCTATAGCTTCAGCTTGATTTGCTACATTACCGACGAGAATATGATTATTCGCTAAGGTGATCGATGAAGGATTCGCAATTTTCAGATCAACATATGCTTTTGTTGCGGCATCTTGCGCATCCATGGGATTCGCCAAATTACTGATAGTGTATTGTGTAATCGCATCACCCATGTAAACAGGAGCGGTGGCCTTCCCAAAACCACTAACGGGGATTGCGTTTTTAAGCGTCGCTTCCGCTTTTCCTGTCGCATTTCCGACAAACAAATTACCGGATGGAAGTGCCAGCGCATTGCTGGGCGACTTCAACAGGTCCTCAATATACTTTTTGTTTACAGCGTCGTTATCACCTACAGGAGCGGCAAGATTTGTAATCTTATAACTTCCTAACGACACATCCGCTGCTGCAGCACCAAAGCCACTAATCGGAATGAGATTCTTTGTAGTTTCCGCTGCCTTTCCCGAACTGTTCCCAATAAGAAAATTACCATTTCCGAGTGCAATATTCGTTGAAGGGTAAACCTTATTATCAACGTAATCCTTGTTTGCCGCATCAGTACCTAAAGTCGGCGTTGCGAGATTTGTAATTTTGAAAGACCCTAATGATACATCCTTCTTAGCTGCACCAAAATCACTAACAGGTATATCAAATTTCTCCATCATTCCAGCCTGATCCTGATCATTTCCGACCAGCACCATGTTCCGGCTCAGATTAATATTGATTGGCAGAACGGTTTTATTTGAAACCGCGTTATCAACATAGTCTTTGCTTACCGCATCCGACCCTGCACTCGGAGGGTTGGGAAGATTGGTAAGGCGAAAACCATTCATTGAAATATTGGCGGTCGGATTACCAAACCCACTCAATGGGATGCTGGTCTTAGGCGTCGCCACTGCTTTATTCAGCGCACTACCAACAAAAAGGTTATTGAAAGCAAGAGTTAAACTGCCCGAATTGGAAAACAGTCCATCGACATAAGCTTTTGTTACCGCATCTGTCGATGCAGATGGCGCTTTTAAGTTTGTTATCTTATAATTGTTAGTCCCATCCCCCACTGATATATCAGCAACAGGATTTCCAAAACCGCTCAGAGGAATATTTGTCTTATCCAGCTTTGCATCTGTTATTGCTTTATCCTTTATTGTAAGTTTCCCTGTATTGCTAATTGTCGCGTCGCCTGACATCGGTACTGGAGCTGCCACATTGGAACTATTACCAACAAAGATTTGTCCGTCACCTAATTTATTCCCTACCGGAATCCATTCTGTTCCATTATACACATAGAGCTGCGTTTCTGACGAATTATAGAAAAGCTGTCCTTCTTTTACATAAACCGCCATAGGGTCTGGATTGCTATAGCCAGCAGGCGTAGAGCCATTCGTTGAAACTTCTACCCACGCATATGTGGCATCAAATAAGTAAAGAGTGTTGTTGTCCGTGTTGAAAAACAGATCACCAGGTTTGGGATCAGTAGGAAAATCTGCCGTTCCGCCTCCGGCTATCCCAGAACTACTGATCGGCATCCATTTTGCTCCGTCTACTCCTCCATCAGCATACATATAAAGTTTCTTTTCCCCCGTTACAAAAAAAACATCGCCGAACTTTGGGAGAACAGGTAAAGATAAGATCGCTGGGATCTCTTTCCATAAGGCCCCATCTGAGTAATAATACTTTTGACTTCCCAAAACTAGTGCTATAGTTCCTGCTGGGTCAACAGGTACTACATCAACCGTCATCGCAAACTTAACAGATGGTGTTGCTGTTAACTGACTCCATCTAGAGTTTGCAAGTTTGAAAAATGATGAATTGGAAGACAACCTAATTACATCTCCAGAAACATAGGGTATGGTTGGCAATGCCGGACCGGAATTAAATGATGGAAGGTCCGAATCAATAGAAATTGTGGAAGTATTAAGAGCCGTATTCAGGATATTTGTAGGCGTGGAGTTTGCAATCAAAGGATATCCACTTGTGGTGGGTCTGAATATTATGCCCATTCCAATTGATGGATAGTTTGTAGAGGTATTGTCACAAACCGCTACAATTTGATTTCCTGAGATTGAAGTTATTGTAGAAATTTTCAGTGCAGTCCCATTGGGATCAATGATTTGATCATTTGCCAATACATTAGACGCAGTAAAGGTATTGCTATTGTCGGTAAAGTAACCAGTGATTTCATACTGTGACGCAACAGTCTTTACTGCCGTAATATTAAAAAGACCGTTAAACTGTTTAATAGTCTGATTCAAACCCACTTTCGGATTCGATGTGAGTACCAAAAAAACGAACAGCCACCTTAATTCTTTCATCTTGTTAATAATTAAGAATCAACGCAAACCCAGTCCCTGGATCTGTTCCTGAAGGCATTCCCTTAAGCCCTCCCATATTCATCCTTAATTCTCCCGATGTGATTTGAGAGATTTGAACATTTCCAGATCCACCTATTTGATATTGGAACGTACTAACGCCAGTAGGACTGTTCCCATTGCGCAAGGAAACTGCCATTAAATTAGGCACTAATAATGTTTGCGTATCATTATTATAAGAGGGGGTACCGCCTGTAATTTTTAGACATAGGTAAAAATATCCAAACTGTGGTGTCTTTATAAGCTCAAGTTGCTGCGCTTCAACCACATTTATCCGAACGTAGTCAACAATAGTTCCCTCAGGGATCAAAATATTCAAGTAAGTAACATTTCCCATTGCTTCCGTTTTTGAATCCCATGAGTATGTAACTTTACTGGTCCCCCAGCTTTTAACTAAAACATCGTTGGTGTATGTACCAGAACTTCCTGAAGCTTTAGCTGCCATATACATATCAGGCTTTGAACTGCCCCCGCTACCAGTTGGAGTAATCCAGCTAGCGGCATTTGCGCTAGAGGATGTTAAAACCTGCCCCGCGGCAGTTGGACTTGGCAATAAATTGGTTAATCTGTGCTTATCATTGCTATTTAAAAGTCCAGCTTTCCCATCATTGGCTGTCGCTGACGTTGATGTTGTTGCTTCTGGAATCGTGCCTGAGACAATTGAGCTTCCTAAAGTCAGATTCAGCACTCCTGAATTATAAGTCGATGATGTGGATGAATAAGTCAAAGTCGGAGATGTCCAGGCAGCTGCACTTGGACTTGTGGGTACAAGTAACTGGCCGACAGCCGGGTTATTTGTGATTGTCGGAATTTTCAATAGCTTTTCTTTATCCTCTTTTATCATCAATCCCGCTAAAGTTGTAGTCGAATTGTAGTTGTCTCTTAATACCGGAATATCTCCTGTGCCGGTTCCTGTGGTTAAAGGCGTGATTTTTGCTATTAAATCGGGAGAACTGTAGGAATACTGTAAGCCTGTGAATCCACCACCAGCACCGCCGCTTGATGCCAGCCAAACAGGTTTCGATGCTGTACCATCCCATGTTAGCACATAACCTGCTGTAGGACTAGCATATATATTATCCAACCTTATTTTATCAGTAGATGACATCAATCCATATGTACTCGCCGTTGTTCCTACGGGAGCAATAGTGGTAGTTGCAAGATTGGTAGCTCCGCTTTTTAGAGCTAGATTTCCGGTTGTCTTCGTGTTGTCGAAACCCAGATTATCTGCATTGGTTCCGGAGGTCAAACCTATTGTAAAACTAGGTGATGTTCCTGTTACTGTGATGCCGGTACCCCCTGTAATACTAACAGCTGAGCCCGAAGCTGCTTTCCATGTTCCGTCCCCAGCTAAATAAACGCTCCCATTCGCTGGATAATTTATGATATTCGAAGGCTGGATCTTCGCATTTAGCTCTTGCGTTGCAAGATTATAAGAAAGTGAAGATGTAGCCTGCTGAGGTAAGTTGCCTGACGTTGCTGTTACAAATGTAGGATATACTGTACCCGTTGCTCCCGCGGTAGTTACCGCTGTGTTAGTCGCATTGGTAGCGGTAGTAGCAGTGGTGGCAGTTGTAGCAGATGAAGCATTCCCGGTTAACGTACCTGTGATTATTGCACCTGTTATAGTCGGGTTCGTATCCATCACAACCTTCCCTGTTCCGGTAGTTGTCGCTGCTGAAATCACACCCGTTGTTCCGTCACCAGATAATAATCCGGTAACTGAGGTTTTTAAAGTTATCTGAGGTGTTGATGTAGCAGTTGCCGTTCCCGAAAACCCGTTAGCAGTCGCTACACTTACTCCTGTTACGGTTCCGCCACCACCCGATGC from Arcticibacter tournemirensis includes these protein-coding regions:
- a CDS encoding tail fiber domain-containing protein gives rise to the protein MKELRWLFVFLVLTSNPKVGLNQTIKQFNGLFNITAVKTVASQYEITGYFTDNSNTFTASNVLANDQIIDPNGTALKISTITSISGNQIVAVCDNTSTNYPSIGMGIIFRPTTSGYPLIANSTPTNILNTALNTSTISIDSDLPSFNSGPALPTIPYVSGDVIRLSSNSSFFKLANSRWSQLTATPSVKFAMTVDVVPVDPAGTIALVLGSQKYYYSDGALWKEIPAILSLPVLPKFGDVFFVTGEKKLYMYADGGVDGAKWMPISSSGIAGGGTADFPTDPKPGDLFFNTDNNTLYLFDATYAWVEVSTNGSTPAGYSNPDPMAVYVKEGQLFYNSSETQLYVYNGTEWIPVGNKLGDGQIFVGNSSNVAAPVPMSGDATISNTGKLTIKDKAITDAKLDKTNIPLSGFGNPVADISVGDGTNNYKITNLKAPSASTDAVTKAYVDGLFSNSGSLTLAFNNLFVGSALNKAVATPKTSIPLSGFGNPTANISMNGFRLTNLPNPPSAGSDAVSKDYVDNAVSNKTVLPININLSRNMVLVGNDQDQAGMMEKFDIPVSDFGAAKKDVSLGSFKITNLATPTLGTDAANKDYVDNKVYPSTNIALGNGNFLIGNSSGKAAETTKNLIPISGFGAAAADVSLGSYKITNLAAPVGDNDAVNKKYIEDLLKSPSNALALPSGNLFVGNATGKAEATLKNAIPVSGFGKATAPVYMGDAITQYTISNLANPMDAQDAATKAYVDLKIANPSSITLANNHILVGNVANQAEAIAKTSVPITDFGAAAQNLSLGNFNITNVRDPVDDGDAVNKKYLTTQLSSVGNLLALPSGQMFVGNLSGKAAATAKNAISLSDFGPVTKDLSLLNFKITALADPTADQEAATKKYVDSKTGIITVTPPTTPVTGSTYYNTTEKKLYVYDGTKWIPVNSQLPAGQLYLGDASGNAAAVAKNTIPLSGFGAPETDIAFGAHKITGLADPTADQEAATKKYVDSKTGIITVTPPTTPVTGSTYYNTTEKKLYVYDGTKWIPVNSQLPTGQLYVGDASGNASAAAKNTISLSEFGVVTKDLPLANFKITGLGVPTTDLDAANKKYVDDLLSGINNLLLLPKGNMLVGDASGKAASMAKSAIPLSGFGDAEANISLGTGSNNYKVINLADPTADLDAANKKYVDSKVGTVTVTPPTTPVTGSTYYNTTEKKLYVYDGTKWIPVNSQLPTGQLYVGDASGNAAAVAKSTISLSDFGTVNKDLPLANFKITNLADPGSDLDAANKKYVDSKVGSVITTPPTTPTTGSTYYNTTEKKLYVYDGTKWIPVNSQLPTGQLYVGDATGNAAATEKNTIPLSGFGTPDADIAFGAHKITGLADPTADQEAATKKYVDGKVGSVITTPPTTPTTGSTYYNTTENKLYVYDGTKWIPVNSQLPTGQLYVGDASGNAAAAAKNTISLSDFGPVNKDLPLSSFKITGLADPTADQEAATKKYVDSKTGIITVTPPTTPVTGSTYYNTTEKKLYVYDGTKWIPVNSQLPTGQLYVGDASGNAAAAEKNTISLSEFGIVTKDLPLANFKITGLGIPTTDLDAANKKYVDDLLSGINNLLLLPKGNMLVGDASGKAASVAKSAIPLSGFGDAEANISLGTGSNNYKVINLADPTADLDAANKKYVDSKVGTVTVIPPTTPVTGSTYYNTTEKKLYVYDGTKWIPVNSQLPTGQLYVGDASGNAAAVEKSVVSLSEFGSVNKDLPLSNFKITTLADPTADQDAANKKYVDAQVLNAKAAPIGANTLLGNNTASDAAPQALTPAQVKAMLALNNVDNTTDASKNVYSATKLTTPITINGVTFDGSTNITVPGDNLGNHTASQNIKTLSYSISQDGTDGRGLSFESSGSGVFAQDVTIKGNLYTPSDARLKTNIETLTNVLEKIDKMRGVAFEYKDQRKYAKGPKIGVIAQELQKVYPNMVSKGQDGYLKVDYTQLTAVLIQAVKEQQQRMIEQQLEINELKSRLDKQQQQINSILKKLE